The stretch of DNA CTTAATGCTGTTTATGTCATTGAAACGGGCGGATTTGAAAATATTCCTGCCGACAGTACAATGGAAGTCGTTTACAACCGTCTCGAAACCATAGGCAACGAGGCACTTAATGCGGCGGAAGAGGGGGCCAAGAAGAATTCGCTGAGATACAACTCGTATATCAGGGAAGGGCATGCAGGTGATGAGATAGTCAAACTTTCCGAGGAGATCGGGGCTGACCTCATCGTAATGGGCTCTCATGGCAAGAGCGGAATAGATCGTCTTCTTCTCGGCAGCGTAACCGATTTTGTAACAAAACACAGCAAGGTGTCTACGATGGTGGTGAGACTATAGACAGAATGCTGGTCCGCGACTACATGGTCGAGGACGTGGTTTCGGTTGAGACACCGGGAAACAGGGATGATGTTCTCAGGATTCTCAAGAGGACGGGGATCAGCGGAGTTCCTGTAACAAAGGACAGCGAACTGGTAGGGATTATTACCCGCAAAGATATGTTGCGCAAGGCCGAGGAGACACAACTCAGCCTTCTGATGACATCCGATCCTGTTACGATCGGTCCCGATGCGACCATACAGGAAGCAGCGACCATAATGGATAGATACAATTTCAGGAGACTTCCGGTGGTCGATGAAGGGAGGCTTGCAGGAATAATCAGTATCGCCGATCTCATCACCTGTGTCGCCCAGATGAAGTTCAGGGACGAGATCAAGGACAAATTTACCAGCCAGACATTTGCTCTCTGGGAAGAGACGCCTCTTCCGCTCGTCGGAAGGATAATGGAGATATCGGGATTCGATGCAATTCCTATCCTCAATTCGGAGTACAAGCTTACCGGTATAATCTCCGAGAGGGACCTGATAAAGCATGCAATGATCGAGGACAGCGTCGAGGTTAGCGATCTCTCGAACGGAACCGACGATGACGAATGGACGTGGGAGAGCATCCGCGACATGCACACAATCTCTTTCGGCATCTCGAAGGTCCAGCTCCCCGATAAGCCTGTAAAGGAGGCGATGATCACCGAGGTCGTCGCTGTTCCGCAGAATGCCGAAGTCAGCGAATGTGCCTTAAAGATGAAAAGATCGAGGGTGGACCAGCTTCCGGTGATCAACGGCGATCGTCGTATGGTCTCGATCCTCTTCGACAGGAAACTGATAAGGTCGCTTTGCAAAGATAAATAGGATTAATTCTTTTTTATCATTTGTAACCGAATTTGCGGTTTAAATCATCGATTTTCCTGAACAGGATCATTTTAGAGATGATTTTTGTTTTCATATAGGAGAAAATTTTTCATTTCTTTTTTCTCAGGATTTCGAATCAATTGATAACATTTTTCCTCCGATGGAAAGTGATATATATCTCCCTTGTCTATCATTTATTGTTTACAGGGGGCACTAAGTAAACTGCTTTTTGTGAACACTATCTATCACCAAGAGGTGAAACCATGGAAAAACAAAAAAGAAGTATGAGAAAATCAATTGGCATTGCAGTTACCGCACTGCTCGTGATCGCAGCTTTCGGCATTTTGCCGGCTTCGGCTACTCCACTGATGGATGACTGGAATAACATCGTTCCCGATTTTGCGAATTCGATAAGGTTTTCCACGTATGAAATAAATTGGACGCTAGACTACGACGGAATAAATGCGCTTCATATCTCGTATGATCCTGTCAATGCTCCAGCTGGAGATATTAATGAGTCAGGAAATCTGGCAGGAACATTCTATGTTACCGATACCGGCGGGAGAAAATTCCAGGATGATATTGTTCTTCTTGCTGCGGTGAATTCTACGAATGAAGAGATTTCAATAAAACTAAATTGTAGTGGTTACCAGTGGGATCTAACTGGAGAAGGTTTTGCACCGCCTCAAGATGATGTAGATTTTAATTATTCGGCATTGAATGGATCATTCTCAAACTCAGATTATGCGAAAAATGGTGATGAAGATGATGTATTCCAGAACTGGAAACCTGGAGTCCACGGAATCGGCGATGTTGGAGATTACCCGATCTTTGACGGAAGTTCTGACAACTGCTATCTTCTATTCGTAGAGAGCAATGTGGGAACATTCAATAATGGTACCTCTCTGCTCAATAATGGTAGTGTTAGAGTGGATTACTCTATATCTGGGTTAGATTCCGATGAAACAGTAGTATTCAACGCCTACGCGTGGAACAACATGACTCGCAAAACTAACGGTGCGCTGAAATTTGATAACCCCGGAATCCGCTGGACAAACAACGTCACCGGAACAACGGAATCAAGTGTCTGGAGAGTAACTGCTCCGTGAAGTAAATGGGATCGCAGTTATAAGGATGAATTCCCTCTACAGGGAAATCAATTCTTTTTTAATGAAAACTGAATTTCTTCTTTAACAGATTTAAAATTATTAAACTTACTATCCTCGCCGGGCAGGTAATCTTTGCTTAAACCGACATCCAAAGATCATGTTTGCCTCACAATTAAACAAATTAAGTTTACTTTTTCTGTTTAAATTAGATGTTACTATATACTATCACTTGATTAATAAGTAGTGGTAAACTAAAATATCATGTAAATTATTTATAGTTTACATGGGGGTATTGATCTGACTGGTGATATAATTGAAAAAAGCCGACGCTCAGCTAAAGCTGTTCATTTCAGCGATATTTATTGTACTGCTTATGATTATTCCCGCCTCGGCGGGGACTATTCTTCCTGATACTATCGGAACGGATTCGTTAAGCTCTTTCTGCCTTAATGTGGCAAACAACGGAGGTGCGAGTGCCAATATATATGACGACGGTACCTATGCGATGTGTTTCAAAGAGTCAAGTCAAAATGGTTTAACTTTTGAGACCGGCGATTCCATCGATACCGACGAAATCGGTGAGAGCATTTCCGGGAGTTCGACAAGTGGGAGTTTCTACCTGAATTTCTATGGTAGTGAGGGGGGTGTCCAGAAGGTCATCCTGATGGTTGCCGTAAACGGTACGATCCAGGATAACTTCAGCGCTCATTTCGAAGCGACCGGTTATAATGTCGGATATAACAGTACCAGCCTTTACGGAGATCTTCATAGTCTTACAACTTCCGATATCTCGTATGAGACTGGGGTCAGTGAATCCTTCGAAAAAGACGATTTCACCTACGGTCCGCAGGTA from Methanolacinia petrolearia DSM 11571 encodes:
- a CDS encoding universal stress protein codes for the protein MFSTILVAVDGSEVSKKALEAALEEARVWKSELNAVYVIETGGFENIPADSTMEVVYNRLETIGNEALNAAEEGAKKNSLRYNSYIREGHAGDEIVKLSEEIGADLIVMGSHGKSGIDRLLLGSVTDFVTKHSKVSTMVVRL
- a CDS encoding CBS domain-containing protein; translated protein: MLVRDYMVEDVVSVETPGNRDDVLRILKRTGISGVPVTKDSELVGIITRKDMLRKAEETQLSLLMTSDPVTIGPDATIQEAATIMDRYNFRRLPVVDEGRLAGIISIADLITCVAQMKFRDEIKDKFTSQTFALWEETPLPLVGRIMEISGFDAIPILNSEYKLTGIISERDLIKHAMIEDSVEVSDLSNGTDDDEWTWESIRDMHTISFGISKVQLPDKPVKEAMITEVVAVPQNAEVSECALKMKRSRVDQLPVINGDRRMVSILFDRKLIRSLCKDK